A single genomic interval of Spinacia oleracea cultivar Varoflay chromosome 6, BTI_SOV_V1, whole genome shotgun sequence harbors:
- the LOC110803259 gene encoding uncharacterized protein — MAEVLDEAEAFIHATEICSASKDGKTGEATDSSGKKDKFHEDIGHDTKNRRSLKRALDGLPSKGHLKNYLQRNAHGSGKSQYKKNKSPVSPTEGNHSQGGFVAVISGGPAARGPTMRGQKDYASCLGQVMLSGKSLVDPFPRIEICESDGGRVATPHDDSLVVEIKISNMRVKRILIDTGSSSDIMSMECLSRLAHDPKTIESIHYPIIGFGGSIIHPVGVINLPVRIGD, encoded by the exons ATGGCCGAAGTTCTAGACGAGGCTGAAGCATTCATTCACGCAACggaaatatgcagcgcgtccAAGGATGGAAAGACAGGTGAAGCAACAGACTCCTCAGGAAAGAAGGATAAG TTCCACGAGGATATAGGGCATGACACCAAGAACCGTAGAAGCTTAAAGAGAGCCCTAGACGGCCTCCCCTCTAAAGGACACCTCAAAAATTACTTACAAAGAAATGCTCACGGCTCGGGAAAGAGCCAATACAAGAAGAACAAGTCTCCTGTCTCACCTACAGAGGGAAACCACAGCCAAggaggatttgtagccgtcattTCTGGGGGGCCAGCTGCTAGGGGGCCCACTATGAGGGGACAGAAAGACTACGCTAGCTGCCTAGGACAAGTGATGCTGTCAGGAAAATCACTTGTAGACCCGTTCCCTCGGATTGAGATATGCGAGTCAGATGGCGGACGAGTAGCCACCCCACATGATGATTCTCTGGTGGTCGAAATCAAAATCTCCAATATGAGAGTCAAGCGTATCCTGATAGATACAGGGAGttcgtccgacataatgagcATGGAGTGCCTCAGCCGTCTAGCTCACGATCCAAAGACCATTGAAAGCATACACTACCCCATCATCGGTTTTGGAGGAAGCATAATACATCCCGTGGGCGTCATCAACTTGCCGGTTCGGATTGGGGATTGA